The genomic region TTTGAAGGAAGAAGGAAAAGGACGACCCGTGTCTCTTCCCAAACCCTCCATTTGAACTCAGAAAGAGAAAGCACATGCACACGCATGGGCAGACATGCAAGGCTGATGAAGAATCGCGGCATCCGTAGCGTGGCCCACCCAATCAATTATGCGTAGTTTTCTACTTATTATTTATAAGATGTAGACACTTACATTTAGATGGGCAGTTAAATACGTTAATTTTTATACGAGACATTCCACACATCACAAGACCACCACCGCTAGTATATATTGACATATACAAGCATAGAAGATCTTCAATACACAAAGTGAATAGCAAGGTAAACTATAATGTCCTATTCTTGAAAAGTGCAGCCGAACTTGAGGACCAATACGCGGATACAAGACGCAGAAAGAAGAGAAAGCAGGTCGAAATAATCTTGTCAAGTGGGAATCCATACGCCACTGAAAATTGAAGCGACAGGAACACGAACCGCCATGACAACACTCAGACTAGAAGAAACCAAATTTCAAACCATGAGCCCAAAAACCTCGCAGCACTCGAATAAACTTTCACCAGAGTCTCGAATGCACAAGTATGTTGATTAAGCTCCTACAAAACTGTGTTATGCCATACTCTTCCTATCAGAAAATAACTATGGATTGCGCTTTCTATGAGAAATAACAATCTTTGGCATCTATATCGAGCGTGGTTCCCACAGCACAAGGCACTCCATTTAATCTGAGAATAATTCATCGATGTTGTATTCATTGTTTTCGTTATATTGTGGGTCACTTTCAGTGGGTTCTGCATCTTCTTTCGATGTGTAACACAGTGAAACTGAGGATAGAATATTAGCATGGTGGGTATGGAGGGCCATCAGCTCTCCCTGTGCTGCTGCTAATTGAGATTGTAGCTGTGAAATTTGGTACTGCAGCTGACATACAGTCCCTGCGCATCCATAAATAGGATCTCTCACCCGTGCATTCGCTTCATACACCATGCTACTTATTGCATCAGCTCTTCGGTCGGTTGGAATACCCTGTTTCACTCAAACCACTCTTCCATTAAGAATATACAACTGGCTGCTACCTTAACAAAAACATAGAATGATGTAACCAAAATAGGATACACGATGAAACAGATTCTCTGTCTAAGATCTTCTATAAAAATTGCAGTGATTTTATTTGCATATCAAACCTTAAGCATCTTGATTATGTTACTTGCTCCGAAAACATGGTGTGCGGTAGAAAACTTGTGTGGATTGTTGGGTGGAAAGTAGGGAGCAAGTATGCATTTCTCACCACACCTTCTTCTCAGAATCTTACAAGCGGCACATGGACTTGCCCATGGCTTCCCAATTCCGTTGCAATTCATCTGCATATACTTAAAAACAAGAATGAGTAACACAATATAACTAATGAAAACAGAAAAATATTTCAAGAACTCAAACATATCCATTTATCACTGAATTTGATACACCAAATTTCGAACCacatgagaagaacaaaaaatgaGGTCGAGTATCTTGCCTTTTCTGTTTCCATCCAAAACCTATTCTATCACGACCTTCGAGAGAATTTCAGGGAAACAACTCAGCATATGCCTTTCGCTACTAAATGCAAAATTCAAAGCTCACGTTTCTCTTTGAAATTCCTGATTGTTTAATTTTATAGACAGCTAGGGAGAACGGCGGTAGCCTCAAAACATGATTATCTCCAAGTTGACTAAGtagaatattttataaaaaaagttGCCGGTTGCCGGTGAAACTCTAGGAGAAGAAATCTCCGTTCACACAAAGACAGATGAGTACTGTCATTGTATGAAAACATTTCTGGCCGCCGCTTCCATCTCACCACGCTCGATGCATTCCCACTCGTAAGCTCCAAAGTCTGCAGTGGTTGTGAATTATATCAGCATAATAAAACGTGTAGGGCTTTCTTGATATGATGAGCCCGAGAGACGATTTTGATACTCTTCTTGATGATAGAATTAATTATGACAATTTGTACCTATATTTTCTTGATGACAATTATGAAGGGAATATGATGGATGATATATGCTAATGTTACCAAATTTACATGATTCCTTAGTCTTGTGTACGATGCTAACCATAGCGTGGcttagaaaataaagattgagtgtAGTTTTCATGATTAGAAATTATATAACAATTATTTCAAAGTcttatttttttaagattttaagattTCTTATCTTAATGGATATGTAAGAAAGATATGAAAGTGTCATGACATTACAACATTATTAGATGATGTAATctttaagaaaaatattattagATGATataatattcaaagaaaatatgatGAATACAATGCACTATAAGTTAAGGATGGATCTATCATTTTGGATAATCAAAATCAGCAATAAAGAGTAAGTGTGTAATTAAGTTGTAGTTAAATTTGATAATGtatctattcaaaaaaataaaggTGGATTTTCATGATGATAAGGTATGCAAAATTAACTATATAGTATCTCATACCAATAAATGGTAAAGATTCTAAAATTGTAGAGGATACTAGAATAGCATAGAATTTTTCAAGAACAAATTAAGTGATTGAGCTTTGAACTAATATTTCAAAGGGAAATACGGGGCAGCCAAAGGAAATCCTAGGCCAGCTGGGTGTGGGGGATTGATTAGAGATGAGAATGGCAGGTTCATTTCAGCGGTGGCATTCCCCTTGGGTAACCAGACCAACCACCTTGCTGAATCCATCAGGGCCTATCAGACCTTACTGTTAGCTCGTCAAATTAATGGTTAAAAAGTTtggattgaaggagattcaaaaaaTATCATCCAATGTCTTAAGGGGAACAATAAGGCCTCATGGAATATTCAAAGTTGGATtaatttatcaaaagaaataatCCTC from Cryptomeria japonica chromosome 3, Sugi_1.0, whole genome shotgun sequence harbors:
- the LOC131076445 gene encoding LOB domain-containing protein 1-like, with amino-acid sequence MNNFGAYEWECIERGEMEAAARNMNCNGIGKPWASPCAACKILRRRCGEKCILAPYFPPNNPHKFSTAHHVFGASNIIKMLKGIPTDRRADAISSMVYEANARVRDPIYGCAGTVCQLQYQISQLQSQLAAAQGELMALHTHHANILSSVSLCYTSKEDAEPTESDPQYNENNEYNIDELFSD